In Xiphophorus maculatus strain JP 163 A chromosome 2, X_maculatus-5.0-male, whole genome shotgun sequence, one genomic interval encodes:
- the LOC102222736 gene encoding asc-type amino acid transporter 1-like, which produces MRSEESSEALGVQGLRRTQTGSAMEGQNCNNTCSWTHKPATDSKKKKKIKEIPDRVTLKKEIGLLSACTIIIGNIIGSGIFISPKGVLEHSGSVGLALVVWALGGCVAALGSMCYAELGVTIPKSGGDYSYVTEIFGGLTGFLLLWSAVLIMYPTTLAVIALTFSSYVLQPVFQNCAPPYMATRLLSATCLLLLTWVNCSSVRMATRIQDVFTVGKLMALCLIIVVGLVQIFNGNYEALTTKVAFSMDRTPSVGQVALAFLQASFAFSGWNFLNYVTEEVVDPRRNLPRAIYISIPLVTFVYTLTNIAYFSSMSPEELLSSNAVAVTFGEKLLGAFAIIMPISVALSTFGGINGYLFTSSRLCFSGAREGHLPSLLAMIHYKKCTPIPALLVCCAATIVILCIGETHNLINYVSFINYLSYGVTIAGLLWYRWKKPNLYRPIKVNLLVPVSYLMFWALLLGFSLYSEPVVCGVGLVIMLTGVPVYFLGVHWKEKPKCIDNFIEWATSVGQKLCFVVFPQIDPIEIASPSEWTDRSSGRKSFSGRS; this is translated from the exons ATGAGGAGTGAGGAAAGCTCAGAAGCTCTGGGAGTACAGGGACTGAGGCGAACTCAGACCGGATCAGCCATGGAAGGACAGAACTGCAACAACACCTGCTCTTGGACGCATAAACCCGCTACGGActccaagaagaagaaaaagataaaggAAATCCCGGACAGGGTGACTTTGAAGAAGGAGATCGGGCTGCTGAGTGCCTGCACAATCATTATAG GAAACATCATTGGCTCtgggatttttatttctccaaagGGGGTCCTGGAGCACTCTGGTTCAGTGGGTTTGGCTCTGGTGGTGTGGGCACTGGGTGGCTGTGTCGCTGCTCTAGGCTCAATGTGCTACGCTGAGTTGGGTGTCACCATTCCCAAATCTGGCGGTGACTACTCCTATGTGACAGAGATATTTGGTGGGCTGACAGG GTTTCTGTTGTTGTGGAGCGCAGTCCTCATCATGTACCCAACAACCCTTGCTGTTATTGCCCTTACTTTCTCCAGCTATGTGCTGCAGCCTGTCTTCCAAAACTGTGCTCCTCCATACATGGCAACACGACTTTTATCTGCAACGTGTCTTT TATTGCTGACCTGGGTGAACTGCTCCAGTGTCCGTATGGCCACCAGAATCCAGGATGTTTTCACAGTGGGAAAACTTATGGCTTTGTGTCTAATCATTGTTGTGGGTCTGGTACAGATCTTCAATG GAAACTATGAAGCACTGACTACTAAGGTGGCCTTTTCCATGGACAGGACACCATCCGTTGGACAGGTTGCTCTGGCATTCCTGCAGGCCTCCTTTGCCTTCAGTGGGTGGAACTTTCTCAATTACGTTACTGAAGAGGTGGTTGACCCCAGACG GAATCTACCTCGCGCCATCTACATCTCCATTCCACTGGTGACGTTTGTGTACACGCTCACCAACATCGCCTACTTTTCTTCCATGTCACCCGAGGAGCTGCTATCCTCCAATGCTGTGGCTGTT ACATTTGGTGAGAAACTGCTTGGAGCCTTTGCTATCATTATGCCCATCTCAGTGGCTCTGTCCACCTTTGGGGGAATCAATGGTTACCTGTTCACCTCTTCAAG GTTGTGTTTCTCAGGAGCTAGAGAGGGACATCTTCCCAGCCTGCTAGCTATGATTCACTACAAGAAATGTACGCCCATCCCAGCCCTCCTGGTTTGC TGTGCTGCCACTATTGTTATACTGTGCATCGGAGAAACCCACAACCTGATCAACTACGTCTCCTTTATCAACTATCTGTCATACGGTGTCACCATCGCAGGTCTGCTGTGGTACCGTTGGAAGAAACCTAACTTATATCGACCTATTAAG GTAAACCTGCTTGTCCCCGTGTCCTACCTTATGTTCTGGGCATTGCTACTGGGATTTAGCCTGTACTCAGAGCCAGTCGTTTGTGGTGTTGGTTTGGTCATCATGCTTACCGGTGTTCCTGTCTATTTTCTGGGTGTGCACTGGAAAGAAAAACCAAAGTGTATCGACAATTTTATTG AATGGGCTACATCTGTGGGCCAGAAGTTGTGTTTCGTGGTCTTTCCTCAGATTGACCCTATTGAGATTGCCAGTCCTTCAGAATGGACTGATCGGTCATCCGGCAGAAAAAGTTTCTCTGGCAGATCCTAA